In the Flavobacterium sp. 90 genome, GAATCAGACCGTTTTCTTGAAAGTGGAGATTTTATTAGAATGCGCCAATTGCAATTGGGATATACTATTCCGAGCAAAATGTTAGGTAAAGCAAAAATCGACAAACTTAGATTTTATGTAAGTGTCGAAAACTTGTTTACCATCACCAATTATTCAGGTATAGATCCTGAATTCTCACGTGCTTCAGTAGTAGACACAGGTGTTGACCGTTTTGTTTATCCATTTACAAGATCATTTGTAACTGGAGTTCAGTATATATTTTAATACGATTTAAAAAAGACATTATCATGAAAAAGATATTTTTATTATTATCCGCAATAGGTCTGTTCACCATCACAAGTTGTAGTGATTATTTGGACCAACAATCTCCGGATCAACTTACTTCAGGTAATTTCTGGAGAAATAAAGCCGATGCTGAATCTGCTTTAGCATCAACTTATTCTCAATTAGAATGTGCCGTTGACGAATGGGCTTTCGCCGAAGTAAAATGGCCGGTTGAAGCATATCGTGAAGACATTAACGAATTAGGAAGCGACGCCTTAAACTACCAAAACTGGGTAGAACTTTCGACATTTACTTATACAAACGGAAACAGTCAATTTACCAGCTATTGGAAAATTAATTACAGAGGAATCAGTAATGCCAATCAGGTTATTGACAAATTGCCACAAGTTCCGGCAGCAACATTAACCGATTCAGATCGCAAACAAATTGAAGCCGAAGCTCGTTTTTTACGTGCTTATTACCACATGAAATTGCTTTTGAACTGGGATCAGATTTATATTAGAAATAAATATGTGACCAAAGAAAGTGATCTGAATGTTCCGTTGGCAACACGTGCAGCAGCTTGGGATTTTATTACAAGCGAATTTAAGGCTGTAGCCGATGTACTTCCTGCAAAACAATCTGCAGACAAGACAGGACGTGCAACAAGCGGAGCAGCAAACAGTTATTTAGGATTTGCGTATTTGACAAGAGCTTATGAAGAAACTGCTCAAAAACAAGCTTTCTTAAACGAAGCATTAACGGCGCTTAACAAAGTACAAGGATATGAGTTAGTGAAAGATTATGTTTCTATGTTTGACGGAACTACAAAAAACACGAAAGAATCTATTTTCGAATTGCAGTTTTCAGAAACTACAGCAAATGGAGCATTCTATCGCAACGCACTTCACTATTGGATGGCAGCATCTGAACTTGGAGGTTGGGACGAAATTTTGCCAAGTGCAATGCTTGTAAACGAATTCAAAAAAGAAGGAAAAATTGCAACTACAGGAAATTATGATACACGTTTTTACAGCACAATTTTCTTCAAAGATCCTTATTTCAATGATCCAAATAATCCATTGGTATTAGGAACAACTTATGACGAAAAATTTGGCGGTACAGACAAACCGGTTTACCGCAGATACATTCCAAGTACACAGGAAAAAATGAATCAGGAATTTACAGCAATCAACATTCCATTGATGCGTTATGCAAATGTATTATTGATGCAAGCCGAAGTTCTAAACGAATTAGGACGTTCTGCAGAAGCGATTCCGTATATTGACAAAGTTCGCGCAAGAGCAGATATGCCTGGAATGACGGGAACAACAACTGCCGAAGTAAGAGCACAAATCGAGCACGAAAGAATCATAGAATTTCCATTAGAAAACTATCGTTTTTATGATTTACGCCGTTGGGGAAAAACAAAAGCAGCACTTGACGCCGTTGGGCGTACAGGTTTTGATACATCAAAAAATAGCTTTTACCCAATTCCTTTAACCGAATTACAAACGAAATAATCAGTAAAAAAAGAATTCAATTAAAGTTTTTTTCGCCACGAATTCCACGAATCTACACTAATCTCTTAAGTTGATTATTTTTAAAATAACTCGTGATAATTTGTGGAATTTGTGGCGAACTTTTTTCTAAAAATAATTAGCATAATGAAACATTTAGTATGTTGTACCTAAATAAAGAGCACACCATAAAAACAACATCACTAAAAAAAGAATTCAATTAAAGTTTTTTTGCCACGAATTCCACGAATTTCCGCTAATTTATTAAGTTGATTATTTTTAAAATAATTCGTAATAATTTATGGAATTCGTGGCGAACTTTTTTCTAAAAATAATTAACATAATGAAACATTTAGTATGTTATACCTAAATAAAGAGCACACCATAAAAACAACATCACTAAAAAAAGAATTCAATTAAAGTTTTTTTGCCACGAATTCCACGAATTTCCGCTAATTTATTAAGTTGATTATTTTTAAAATAATTCGTGATAATTTGTGGAATTCGTGGCGAACTTTTTTCTAAAAGTATTTAACGTAAAGAAAC is a window encoding:
- a CDS encoding RagB/SusD family nutrient uptake outer membrane protein — translated: MKKIFLLLSAIGLFTITSCSDYLDQQSPDQLTSGNFWRNKADAESALASTYSQLECAVDEWAFAEVKWPVEAYREDINELGSDALNYQNWVELSTFTYTNGNSQFTSYWKINYRGISNANQVIDKLPQVPAATLTDSDRKQIEAEARFLRAYYHMKLLLNWDQIYIRNKYVTKESDLNVPLATRAAAWDFITSEFKAVADVLPAKQSADKTGRATSGAANSYLGFAYLTRAYEETAQKQAFLNEALTALNKVQGYELVKDYVSMFDGTTKNTKESIFELQFSETTANGAFYRNALHYWMAASELGGWDEILPSAMLVNEFKKEGKIATTGNYDTRFYSTIFFKDPYFNDPNNPLVLGTTYDEKFGGTDKPVYRRYIPSTQEKMNQEFTAINIPLMRYANVLLMQAEVLNELGRSAEAIPYIDKVRARADMPGMTGTTTAEVRAQIEHERIIEFPLENYRFYDLRRWGKTKAALDAVGRTGFDTSKNSFYPIPLTELQTK